A section of the Harmonia axyridis chromosome 2, icHarAxyr1.1, whole genome shotgun sequence genome encodes:
- the LOC123673764 gene encoding basic proline-rich protein-like: MGLITNVILATTLLAGLCSSAAIKELPGTQNASPHILGGPSNPNSYPPGQHPQQKRETPKDDIKLGGPSNPNSYPPGQHPQQKRETPKDDIKLGGPSNPNSYPPGQHPQQKRETPKDDIKLGGPSNPNSYPPGQHPQQKRETPKDDIKLGGPSNPNSYPPGQHPQQKRETPRDDIKLGGPSNPNSYPPGQHPQQKRETPRDDIKLGGPSNPNSYPPGQHPQQKRETPKADIKLGGPSNPNSYPPGQHPQQKRETPKLGGPSNPNSYPPGQHPQQKRETPKEDIKLGGPSNPNSYPPGQHSQQTGETPKLDKASNSKSYPAGQHPQEKRETSKEDSKLVGLSNPSSKVPDQLPKKDREPTNDPKLGGASNPNSYPPGQHPQQKRETPEGYINLDGSANVDPTKTILSTTQTPNYALEHSELSKNAEDKKEIIKTTT; this comes from the exons ATGGGGCTG ATAACGAATGTTATTTTAGCGACAACGCTGCTAGCCGGTTTATGTTCCTCTGCAGCAATCAAAGAG CTTCCAGGAACTCAGAATGCATCACCTCATATACTTGGTGGCCCAAGCAACCCAAATTCCTACCCACCAGGCCAACACCCTCAACAAAAGAGAGAAACGCCCAAAGATGATATCAAACTAGGAGGACCCTCAAACCCTAATTCTTACCCACCAGGCCAACACCCACAACAAAAGAGAGAAACACCCAAGGATGATATCAAACTAGGAGGACCCTCAAACCCTAATTCTTACCCACCAGGCCAACACCCACAACAAAAGAGAGAAACACCCAAGGATGATATCAAACTAGGAGGACCCTCAAACCCTAATTCTTACCCACCAGGCCAACACCCACAACAAAAGAGAGAAACACCCAAAGATGATATCAAACTAGGTGGACCTTCAAATCCTAATTCTTACCCACCAGGCCAACACCCACAACAAAAGAGAGAAACACCTAGAGATGATATCAAACTAGGAGGACCCTCAAACCCCAACTCTTACCCACCAGGTCAACACCCACAACAAAAGAGAGAAACACCCAGAGATGATATCAAACTAGGTGGACCCTCAAACCCTAACTCTTACCCACCAGGCCAACACCCACAACAAAAGAGAGAAACACCCAAAGCAGATATCAAACTAGGTGGACCTTCAAACCCTAACTCTTACCCACCAGGTCAACATCCACAACAAAAGAGAGAAACACCCAAACTAGGTGGACCATCAAACCCTAACTCTTACCCACCAGGCCAACATCCACAACAAAAGAGAGAAACACCCAAA GAAGATATCAAACTAGGTGGACCCTCAAACCCTAACTCTTACCCACCAGGCCAACACTCACAACAGACGGGAGAAACACCCAAACTAGATAAAGCTTCAAACTCTAAATCTTATCCAGCAGGACAACACCCACAAGAGAAGAGAGAAACATCAAAAGAAGATTCCAAACTGGTTGGTCTTTCAAATCCTAGCTCTAAAGTACCAGACCAACTCCCAAAAAAAGATAGAGAACCAACAAATGACCCCAAACTAGGTGGAGCTTCAAATCCCAACTCTTACCCTCCAGGTCAACACCCACAACAGAAAAGAGAAACGCCAGAAGGATACATCAACTTGGATGGTTCTGCAAATGTTGACCCAACTAAAACCATCCTTTCTACAACACAAACTCCAAACTATGCATTGGAACATTCAGAATTATCGAAGAATGCAGAAGACAAAAAGGAAATCATAAAGACTACAACTTAA